Proteins from a genomic interval of uncultured Desulfuromusa sp.:
- a CDS encoding carboxy terminal-processing peptidase, whose translation MFYPAKYINRIIFVLLLTLVPVSSWSKEVDPFDTNRARLLGHMLQQQLSGKHYSQKPTDDALSEAAFDLYLKQLDFQKRFLWQEDADKLTLFKDQIDDSIRRGRLDLPLSGREILNQRITQVQELVTELLEERIDPTVKESIETDPEKLNYVTDLQEQRERWRKIIKAQTLSDYIGLREDDIGVDDNGALLPIDDETAEKLLLQAKEKVGKRTNSRLKRMLEETPQDHYDRYLNVISHAFDPHTSYLPPTSKEDFDIQMSGSLEGIGATLREDDGYIKVVRVIPGSAAARQGQLEADDIILKVAEATADAVDITDTRIRDAVALIRGKKGTEVRLTIKKPDGRQQIVPIIRDVVEIKETFVKGTTVTDEKSGQRFGYIKIPSFYRDYSGKTDRNCTDDLREELQKQNKENISGLIIDLRNNGGGSLSDAVSVTGLFIKTGPVVQIRNGSGKIRVMSDDDPAVEYTGPMIVLVNRFSASASEILAGALQDYGRALIVGDEHTHGKGTVQALLDLDRFVNLRGMEKYMPLGAVKVTIQKFYRISGESTQEEGVSPDIVLPSRLDGLESGEKYLDNALPWDHIASAEYQHWQGAPENTADLKKSSADRIKQSEDFQEIISDAANAEKRRAETRQSLLLKDMLAERDQFRDELKRMPAHGMMNTDDDEKKELTLDEKIADDPYVEEGIFLLLDLISASS comes from the coding sequence ATGTTTTATCCTGCAAAATATATCAATCGGATTATTTTTGTTCTGTTGCTTACGCTCGTGCCAGTCAGTTCATGGAGCAAAGAAGTTGATCCCTTTGATACCAACAGGGCCCGGCTGCTTGGTCATATGCTGCAACAACAACTCAGCGGCAAACACTATAGTCAGAAACCGACCGATGATGCCCTATCAGAAGCTGCTTTTGATCTCTATCTGAAACAGCTCGACTTTCAGAAACGTTTTCTCTGGCAGGAAGACGCAGATAAGCTCACATTGTTTAAAGATCAGATTGATGACTCCATCCGCCGTGGACGGTTGGACTTACCTCTTTCAGGGCGGGAAATCCTGAATCAACGAATCACACAGGTTCAGGAACTGGTGACCGAACTTCTTGAGGAAAGAATTGATCCAACAGTTAAAGAGAGCATTGAAACTGATCCGGAAAAGCTGAACTATGTGACCGATTTACAAGAGCAGCGTGAGCGTTGGAGAAAAATCATCAAAGCTCAAACTTTAAGTGATTATATTGGCTTACGTGAGGATGATATAGGTGTCGATGATAATGGCGCTCTGCTGCCGATTGATGACGAGACGGCAGAGAAACTACTCCTGCAAGCCAAAGAGAAGGTTGGCAAAAGAACCAACAGCCGCCTGAAACGGATGCTTGAAGAGACACCTCAGGATCATTATGACCGTTACTTGAATGTCATTTCACACGCATTCGATCCTCACACCAGCTATTTGCCTCCAACTTCCAAAGAAGATTTTGATATCCAGATGAGTGGTTCCCTGGAGGGAATCGGAGCAACTTTACGTGAAGATGATGGATATATCAAAGTCGTGCGGGTTATCCCCGGAAGTGCAGCAGCGCGACAGGGACAGTTGGAAGCGGATGACATTATCCTCAAGGTCGCAGAAGCGACGGCTGATGCTGTTGATATTACCGACACTCGGATTCGTGATGCCGTTGCGCTGATCCGCGGCAAAAAAGGGACTGAGGTTCGCCTCACGATTAAAAAGCCCGACGGACGCCAGCAGATTGTCCCGATTATTCGCGATGTTGTTGAAATTAAAGAAACGTTTGTCAAAGGAACAACAGTGACCGATGAAAAAAGCGGTCAACGTTTTGGTTATATCAAGATCCCCTCTTTTTATCGCGACTATAGCGGGAAAACCGACCGCAACTGTACCGACGATTTACGCGAAGAGCTGCAAAAACAAAATAAGGAAAATATTTCCGGCTTGATCATTGACCTGCGTAACAATGGCGGCGGTTCTTTATCTGATGCCGTCAGCGTGACTGGCCTCTTCATTAAAACCGGCCCGGTCGTACAGATTCGCAACGGATCCGGAAAAATCCGGGTCATGAGTGATGATGATCCTGCGGTAGAATATACCGGGCCGATGATAGTTCTCGTCAATCGCTTCAGCGCTTCAGCCTCAGAAATTCTGGCCGGCGCGCTTCAGGATTATGGTCGCGCATTGATCGTTGGTGATGAACATACCCACGGCAAAGGGACCGTTCAAGCGCTGCTTGACCTTGACCGTTTTGTCAATTTACGGGGGATGGAAAAATACATGCCTCTTGGGGCAGTCAAAGTAACTATCCAGAAATTTTACCGTATCAGTGGCGAATCCACCCAGGAAGAAGGGGTCAGCCCTGATATTGTTCTCCCATCTCGCCTGGACGGATTGGAAAGTGGCGAAAAATATCTCGATAACGCACTCCCATGGGATCACATCGCTTCTGCAGAATATCAACATTGGCAAGGTGCCCCTGAAAACACTGCTGATTTAAAAAAATCAAGTGCTGACAGAATAAAACAAAGTGAAGATTTCCAGGAAATAATTTCTGATGCTGCAAATGCTGAAAAAAGACGCGCAGAAACCCGTCAGTCCCTTTTACTCAAAGATATGCTGGCCGAACGAGACCAGTTTCGCGACGAGCTCAAAAGAATGCCTGCGCATGGGATGATGAATACTGATGATGACGAAAAGAAAGAGCTTACCCTGGATGAAAAAATTGCCGACGATCCCTATGTTGAAGAAGGTATTTTTCTGCTTCTGGATCTGATTTCTGCTTCCAGCTAA